One window of Anaerolineae bacterium genomic DNA carries:
- a CDS encoding ferrous iron transport protein A, with product METAAPPKPLNEVVDGRKAIVKEIRGGRNIVTRMVTLGVIPGTEIEMVRNPKHGPLIIKVKGSYIALGQVEAAKILVQEEENAGMPRFS from the coding sequence ATGGAAACCGCAGCGCCTCCCAAGCCCCTGAATGAAGTGGTAGACGGAAGAAAGGCCATAGTGAAGGAAATAAGGGGAGGGAGGAATATCGTGACTAGGATGGTCACCCTGGGGGTGATCCCTGGCACCGAAATAGAAATGGTCAGAAATCCAAAACACGGGCCTTTAATCATTAAAGTTAAAGGCTCTTACATCGCTCTGGGACAGGTAGAAGCAGCCAAAATACTGGTTCAGGAAGAAGAAAATGCAGGAATGCCACGATTTTCTTGA